From a region of the Malania oleifera isolate guangnan ecotype guangnan chromosome 12, ASM2987363v1, whole genome shotgun sequence genome:
- the LOC131143828 gene encoding uncharacterized protein LOC131143828, producing MGDFSASSIHRSRLHDCHGNDGDALIRRRVDSPQSVLGPLLSSMAGLSFTRHPLQDPPGRKITKKGTRTVEDSIPRGSWRSAIATSDITPPAPIVVKRRRFTTLIDDDDCGMDDGDATPGVARKLGDLLDKVASESADPKEERQGDSIEP from the coding sequence ATGGGCGACTTCTCCGCCAGCAGCATCCACCGTTCCCGCCTCCACGACTGCCACGGCAACGACGGCGACGCACTCATCCGCCGTCGCGTCGACTCGCCGCAGTCCGTCTTGGGCCCCTTGCTCTCTTCCATGGCCGGCCTCAGCTTCACGCGTCATCCCCTCCAAGATCCGCCCGGCCGCAAGATCACCAAGAAAGGAACGCGTACCGTCGAGGACTCAATTCCCCGTGGCTCCTGGCGCAGTGCGATTGCCACATCCGATATTACTCCGCCGGCCCCGATCGTGGTGAAGAGGCGGCGATTCACGACCCTCATCGATGACGATGACTGCGGAATGGACGACGGAGATGCAACGCCTGGGGTCGCAAGAAAGCTTGGGGACCTCCTTGATAAGGTGGCTTCGGAGAGCGCCGATCCTAAGGAAGAGAGGCAGGGGGACTCCATTGAACCATGA